The following DNA comes from Candidatus Nanosynbacter sp. TM7-074.
TACATACTGACAGCGAAACGGCTTATTGCTCGGCAACCAAGTTGCTGCGTCGCCGTCACCTTTGGCTTGATTTGCCGGACCGTCGACAGCTAATAGATTCAGCGGATCGTTTGCCAACTTTTCCCGTTCCTCGGCTGATAATTGTTGCGCACCTTTCTGCCAAGCGTCACTCAATGCCACCACATGGTCAATCTGCACTTTAGAACTCGATTTCTCACCACGCTGAAAATGAATAATTTGTCCCGTATAAGGGTCGTTAAGCACACCTGATAAAACTCGACATTTTTCATCAATCTTCTCATCTGTTAAGTCCCTCGCTAAAATCACCTCGCGAACCGAACAGCCATTAATTTTACCCCAGCCATTACCAAACTGCTTACGCATATAGCCGGTTTTTGGCGCACGCCCCTTGACTTCCAATTTTCCCAACTCCGCCCTCGCATTTGAATCGCCAAATAAATCTCGCTGTGTTGATGTTTTTATCGTCTGAGTTTCTGGCTGAGAAGTCTGCGAAGCCCAAATTCCCGCGCCAGCTACCACCGCTATCAATATGACTATCACTTGTCGACGCCATATTTTATTCACCCTCATGGCTGTATTATAATAAAACCATGACTAAAGTTCCACGCTTACTCGACACATTTATACCAAACCATTACACATTAACCATCGATTTGACTTGCGCCGAAGAGAAAGCATTTTCTGGCAAAGTTGTCATTTCTGGCGAATCAACTGGCAAATCAATTTCGCTACACGCCAAAGATTTAACTATTCAATCAATCACAATTGATAATCAGCCAGCTGAATTTTCTCACGGAGAGTTTGACGAGCTGCGCTTATCGCAATCAGACTTGAATGCCGGTAAGCACACTGTTTCTATTGATTTTTCCGGCACCATCACCGATTCCATGCACGGATTATACCCTTGCTATTTCACACACGACGGTATCAAGAAACAACTGTTTGCCACCCAATTTGAATCACACCATGCCCGCGAAGTGCTCCCGTGCGTTGATGAACCAGCTGCCAAAGCCACTTATGACGTGACACTCGTGACCGCTCCGGACTTGACTGTCCTTGGTAATATGCCCGTCACTGAATCATCTGAAAAGGGCGGCGCGCTGACAACCACTTTCGCCACCACGCCGCGGATGAGTAGCTACCTCCTAGCCTTTGTCGTCGGCGAACTCCACAAGAAAACCGCTCATACCAAATCTGGTGTTGAAGTTAATATTTGGGCAACGCCAGCCCAAAGCGAGGAGACGCTGGATTTTGCACTAAACATTGCCACTCGTTCAATTGATTTTTATGATGAATATTTTGGCGTACCATATCCGCTGCCAAAATCCGACCATGTAGCGCTGCCTGATTTCTCGTCTGGCGCTATGGAAAACTGGGGATTAATCACCTACCGCGAAAGCTGCCTGCTGGCTGACCCGAAATTAACGCCAGAATCATCCAAGCGCTTCATCGCCACCGTCATCACCCACGAACTCAGCCACCAGTGGTTTGGCAATTTGGTGACCATGCAGTGGTGGAACGACCTGTGGTTGAATGAGAGTTTCGCTAATATGATGGAGTATGTGGCGGTCGACGCACTGCACCCCGAGTGGCGAATGTGGGAGGATTTTGCGACAAATGAAGTAACAGCAG
Coding sequences within:
- a CDS encoding HNH endonuclease family protein; this translates as MRVNKIWRRQVIVILIAVVAGAGIWASQTSQPETQTIKTSTQRDLFGDSNARAELGKLEVKGRAPKTGYMRKQFGNGWGKINGCSVREVILARDLTDEKIDEKCRVLSGVLNDPYTGQIIHFQRGEKSSSKVQIDHVVALSDAWQKGAQQLSAEEREKLANDPLNLLAVDGPANQAKGDGDAATWLPSNKPFRCQYVARQIAVKRRYRLWVTEAEKSAMSSILEKCVEVN